The Hippocampus zosterae strain Florida chromosome 11, ASM2543408v3, whole genome shotgun sequence genome includes the window cgcaaagcgccgatgcgcatttggaaccgtgagtcgccgcttggaattgaaatggatttccatgggacaggagaagtgaagcaatctctttttttcgtcaatggatgctacagcttcttgttgactttgaaacttagcttgtagctgacgtgtctctgatccactggttaaaggaaactttgattctctcctctttcatctcaaactgcttcaaacaacaaagcgtgtgatggaaaagtggtttagaactgcatgactatccgtgttttatgttatgtgttgtgtttattgttttacttgatgttaactgttttgttaagcgctttgttacagccgccgctgttgtgaaagcgctatataaatcagcatgtattgtattgtattgtataacttCTCCTTagctgccagttaacctggctgatctttgacccacttttctccagattgtcactacgtttctccattttctgttatctcttctattattttcttctcttttccttcttaccgctatttttcttcttcgtactcccgctatttttatttgtattcttcATGGCAGGGGtttactttggcctggggagtcaagttcagcatttgcttccTTAATATCTGGTACCATCTGgcgtcatgaatgggtataatgtctagacctcgaatataagacgacccccacttttttagTCTtaattcaatgcaaaaaacactgtcttatattcgggccaatacagtaaatCTGCTGCAGTCACGCTCATCTGACCTATAGCATTGTTTGGTGGATGAAGGAGTAGAAAAACAGTCAGTGGCCAAAATAAGATGACATGAAATGATCTGGTGAACAAAATGACATCCTCGCAACTATCATAAACGCGTCAGGAAACAAGGGGGCGTGCTTCCTTTCGTGTTAAACATACTGCCCCACGTGACATTATTTTGTGTGCATGGATGTCACATTACAAGCACATTCCGTTCGCATTACAtggtgctttttattttcttttgctttaATCTTTGACGAGAAATGGTCATTGCTAAAATCGCCTTGCGTCTCTTATCAGGAAGGATGTATTACAGCTTCAACAAAGTAATATAGTTCTACTCACAGGAGAGTTTTTATGattaaagaaaagagaaaaaagattTTGCATCCCATTGGCCGGCTGTGTCCATACAACTACTGTTTGCTGTAAACACCACTGGTAAATTCAGTTTTTAAGATAACTTATTGGTGGGGATGAATTTTCTGCGGTACTGAAATGAGTTTAATAACAGAGCACAGATAATTGAATTTACGACTATTTACTGGTCAGAATGGATCTTTGATGTGGTAGCCGGGCAGTTCACTGTTCTTTGGCGTATTACAATACACTTTATACTTTTTCCAGCCCAGTGAAATAACTCTCAGCTGCACCTTAGCATAACCAGGCAAAACCAGCTATCTGTTATCAGAATCGGCATCCGAATCAGCATCATCTTTATTgaccaagtatgtaaaacacacaaggaatttgtctccggtactgCAGGCTACACttgtatcatcataaacaaggacatgacaaataagtatggaaggacattccgCAATGTAAGGGGACCGTTATGCGATGGTACCACACATGACCGCTGTgagacaaagtgcaaagtatcaagcagagctaaagtgatcagtggtagaatacaatactataacagttgtgcagttggtgcagaaaatcattgcacAATTTttagaccagtagcagtatttgtggtACAACAAGTGTGCAGATGTCTTTGCCTCACAATTCAGAGGTCATGGGTGcgacctcctgtgtggagtttgcatattatcCCCACTACCTACatggttttctctgagtactccggtttccttccacattccaaaaaacacatgTCATAGGttaattaaacactctaaatcaggggtgcccattacgtggatcctgatctaccggtagatctaagacagatcccaagtagatccgaggagtgttgaggagaaaaaaaacaaacaaccatttgtgtgtctttgtacatgtcactaatatattttttgtgttaatgtacgctgcaccctaatcatcctatcagtctcattttcacaaaaaaacatttaaaaaataaaataaagcaggtaaatcttgaatttacgatggcgcgtgattacgtcaccggaagttgttagcgctcagcagtctgcaattgcagcttgtgatcatagctgttgcgctctatattctcattcagagtttgcttcatgtacaattcaccgagggcacgggcaaagaacaggaatctaggagggttcagggaaacactttaaaacggtacctGTGAGCTACGattgttaacaggctgcaaaagtgcgccgtatgcctcagtttcaggctgtttctcatcatggcgtgtgcgtatgtgtgtgtgtgtgcgcgcgcgtgtgtgtgtgtctgtttgtgatcccgggaggttagttgatcgaaaagtagatcttctgtccaaaaagtgtggccacccctgctctgaATGGTctcaaaatgtgattttgagtgtgaatagttgttcgtccctgtgagcgattggctggcaaccagttcagggtgtactctgccTACTGCTCgccgacagctgggataggctccagcacggacgctaccctcgtgaggataagcgactcagatgatggatggatggatattatcatGTATGAATATtaatatgtgtatatattttatataccgCAGCTTCCATGTTCATCGGTTAAGGTGGTTCTTTGACTGGCTACAGTCCACTCACGAAACAGTTCATTATCGGGACTCAAGTGTCGTCTGCTTTCCCTACACCAAGGAAGATTTTTGCTCATAAATATTGAACGCCGTAATAATACGATGGTTGGCCCTGACCTTATTTCAGACACGATTATTGGAACAGATCCTATCTTAAAACACCTAAGACCGAAAGATAATCTCATAGGACAATCTAAGACAGGGGCTACTCTGGCATTGACATCCATGGTCAGAAAGGGGCAAaattaggacaaaaaaaagtcccattGTCTTTCTGTGTTTTCCCAGCcttacactttcactgacaATTCTCTGCCATGTCTTCTGGAAGGATTCTTTGGTTCTCAAGAAATAGCTCTCCTTTTCAAAAGCTTATCAAGCCTTGGTATAGCTAGAGCTACAGTAGTGTTGCTGTGGTGTGGATGCAGAGGCAGGAAGGAAGCAATCAGTCGAgtattttttattgtgtttgatCAAGAAAGGAACAATAGTGCAACAACACAACCAAAAATGCAAACGTGTGAAACAGAGCAGAGCGCATCTCACCATACCGCAATGATCcacttttgttttgcaaatagTGGTCtatttgcaaacacacacactcctttTAAGAAGCTCCGCGAGGATTTCCGCTTGCTCACGTGTTGGAAACAGTCAAACTTTTCGCTCATGACTTTGGTAAGATTTTCATCTTATACACAATTGCAATACACTCTTTGTAGTGAGTCACAGCATTAGTTGAAGCGCAATTCATGTGTTTcactcttttgtttgttttatctttCATGACAACAGATAATGACATTTATCTTTAGTAAGTATAACTGAATAAATGATGAGGTGCATATATGAAATATACATTATATCACAAGCATAAATAGATGGCTTTGTCCATTAAATTCAAAAGTCCTTAATTTAAACGATTTAAACACTTCACAATATCAGCGTGAGCACTGTGGTGGCGAGAATGGTGGTGAGTGAGAACATCTGGACGTGAGCTCTGTTTGACTGCGTAGCTGTGGCCAACGTTGTGTTTGCCGTTCGCACTGCAACATTTGCGGACGAGGCTGTGGCAGACGCCAGAGCTCGCATCTCGTCCGTCTCGGAGTTAAGGGGTTGGCCTGCCGTGCTTGTCGTCAAAGCCAACTCTGCCACCTGTCTGGTAAAGTCCGTGCACACCTGCCCTGTGGACGCCACAGTCAAGATCGCCAGTTGGTCCACTAACCCCCCTGAGCATTCCTGCATGGTCCCTGTCAGCATGTTTTGCACCCTCGTCGTGAATGCTCTCCAGTCGTCATCAACCTCTTTGGCCATTTGGCGAGCATCCATTATTGTTTGCGTCGTTGCTTCTGCTGAGGTGACGTTTTGTGCAGCTCCTATTGCCCTGGACGCTATTCCAGCTGCCTCCATAGCCAGGGCGGCCAACTGCATGTCCAGAGCCGAGCCATTTTGTGATGCTGCGATGGCTACGTCAGCTGCATTTTTGGCTTTGAGTGACGCCTCAAGTCCAGCATTGACTGTGGAGTTCAGGGTAAATTCACTATTACTCAGTAAGGTGGCGGCGCTCGCCGCTTCCTCTGCGGCAGTTAACGCGGCTCTGGCTGCTGATTCTGCCCCTGGcccggctgctgctgctgttgccgaGCTCGTTGCAGTTATAGCTGCAGCTGAAGCTGTCAAGCCGACCACTAGTGAGTCTTGTGCTAAGCTAAGTGCCGTTCTTTGCGGAAGATCTCGCATCTTTTCTTTCGCTGTTTGTGTGGTTGTACTTGCAGATCTCGCTAAGAGTCTTGTGGCTTCAAAATTGTCTGTAGTTCCTGCTACAATTCCTGTTGCTTCTGCCAGCAAGGCAACCTCTTCTGCAGACTGAattgttgcaaacatttcaggtGTCAGCATAGATGACATCTGACGTGCAAACAATTCTGCAGCATCTCTGGATGTCACCACAAATTGTGTCGCGGTGTTGGAAAATTCATCTGGTCCTGCCATCACTGCTCGTCTGGCCACCGCCGCCGCTTTAAGCGAAACTTGTGCCGCTTCCAAATCAATGCTTCCTCGCGATGATGCTGCTTCCGCCGCTTCAGCCAATGCTTCTGCCACGTCTGCCGCTCTTGCTGCGGCATCTCTAGCATCTTGCGGCTTTGCCTCTCCATTTGAAACTGATATAGCCGCACGATTTGCTCCCTCTGCGATGTCAAAGGCGATGTTGATAAGATCGTCGAGATCCGCTCCACTTCCTGCCCGGGTAACTGTTGCCGCTGAGGCTGCGAGGGACACCGCCGCAGCTGCTAGGGAGGCTTCTCTTGAAGCTTGGATAGCTGCTGTTGGTGCTCCCGCAACTTCTGCCGCTGCACTTGCGCTTTGTGCTGCAATTTGTACTTGTAGGAGAGATAATTCACCAGCTAATTCAGCTTCTGTATCGCCATCAGTTGGGGCCGCAGCTCGTTGTGCTGTGTCGAGTGCCGCTAAAGCCTGAGATGCTGTTTGTTCTGCCAACAAAGCTGAGCTTTCGACTGCCTCAAGAGCTCCTCTTATGCTGGCCTCTACATCTTCCGGTAAGTCCCCTGAATTGAGTAAAGCTTGTAGTTCTCGTGCTGCCATCTCAGCCTCTTGGTTTGCAATTCTCGCATCTTCTATTATAGATGCTGCATTTTCTGCAGAAGCACAACAAGCTGTAATATTCACTGCTAAGGCAGTTGTAGTTGCAGCTGATCTCGCGATGGTAGCTGCATTTTGCGCAGCTTCAGAGAATTGGAGTGCAATCAGGGCCAACATCCCGTTTGCTCCCTCCGCAGCTTCTTGTGCTCTTTTTGCAGAAATTTCAGATGCCTCTGCTGCACTGtttgctgcagctgctgctgcaacTGCACTTATTTTGCCTTGTGAAAATGAAGATGCAGCAGTGGCTGCCTCGTTTGCAAGAAATGAAAGATCTTTTGCAGCTTCTTCTGTTTGAGTTGATCCTCCTGATAACGCAGCTGTTGCTGCTGAGGCTGAGCTTGCCAatgatgctgctgctgatgcAGCAGTTGTGGATGCTGCCACGGCGGTCTCTGCTGATCTTCGGATTGCAACTTCTGCTATTGATTCAGTGACTGTGCTATCACTTgaaagggtgctgtcactgcttagAGTGGTATCGCTTGAGAGGGTGCTGCCACTGGGAAGGATGCTATCGCTTGAGAGGGTGCTGCCACTACTCAGCGGACTATCGCTAGAAAGGATGCTGCTACTGCTCAGCGTAGTATCGCTTGAAAgggtgctgccactgctcagtgtgctgtcgctggaaagggtgctatCACGTGAgggggtgctgtcactgctcagtgtgctatcgctagAAAGGATGCTGCTACTGCTCAGCGTAGTATCACTTgaaagggtgctgtcactgctttgTGTACTATCACTGGAAACGGTGATATCGCTTGAAAGGGTGCGATCACTGCTCtgtgtgctgtcgctggaaaggaTGCCAGTACTTGAcagggtgctgtcactgctcagcgtacgatcactggaaagggtgcGATCACTTGAAAGGGTGCTATCACTGGAAAGCATGTTGTCACTGGAAAGAGTGCTTTCGCTCGAAAGGTCGCTATCACTGCTCTGTGTGCTGTCACTGGAAAGGGTGCTTTCACTTGAAAgggtgctgccactgctcagCGGACTATCGGTAGAAAGGATGCTGCTACTGCTCAGCGTAGtatcgctggaaagggtgctgtcactACTGAGTATGCTGTCGCTCGAGAGAGTGCTGTCACTGCTgagtgtgctgtcgctggaaagggcGCTATCACTGCTCTGTGTGCTGTCACTGGAAAGGGGGCTCTCAGTTGAGAgggtgctgccactgctcaaTGTGATATCGCTTGAAAGGGTGCCGCCACTACTCAGCGGACtatcgctggaaagggtgctgcTACTGCTCAGCGTAGTATCGCTTGAAAgggtgctgccactgctcagtgtgctgccgcTGGAAAGGGCGCTATCACTGCTCTGTGTGCTGTCACTGGAAAGGGGGCTCTCGGTTGAGAgggtgctgccactgctcagtgtgctgtcgctTGAGAGAGTGCTATCGCTTGAGAGGGTGCTGCCACTACTCAGCGGACTATCGCTCGAAAGGGTGCTGCTACTGCTCAGCGTAGtatcgctggaaagggtgctgtcactACTGAGTATGCTATCGCTTGAAAGGGTGCCGCCACTACTCAGCGGACtatcgctggaaagggtgctgcTACTGCTCAGCGTAGtatcgctggaaagggtgctgtcactACTGAGTATGAAATCGCTTGAAAgggtgctgccactgctcagtgtgctgccgcTGGAAAGGGCGCTATCACTGCTCTGTGTGCTGTCACTGGAAAGGGTGCTATCGCTTGAGAGGGTGCTGCCACTACTCAGCGGACTATCGCTCGAAAGGGTGCTGCTACTGCTCAGCGTAGtatcgctggaaagggtgctgtcactACTGAGTATGCTGTCGCTCGAAAGagtgctgtcactgctctgtGTGCTGTCACTGGAAAGGGCGCTATCACTGCTCTGTGTGCTGTCACTGGAAAGGGGGCTCTCGGTTGAGAgggtgctgccactgctcaaTGTGATATCGCTTGAAAGGGTGCCGCCACTACTCAGCGGACTATCGCTGTAAAGGGTGCTGCTACTGCTCAGCGTAGtatcgctggaaagggtgctgtcactACTGAGTATGAAATCGCTTGAAAgggtgctgccactgctcagtgtgctgccgcTGGAAAGGGCGCTATCACTGCTCTGTGTGCTGTCACTGGAAAGGGTGCTATCGCTTGAGAGGGTGCTGCCACTACTCAGCGGACTATCGCTCGAAAGGGTGCTGCTACTGCTCAGCGTAGTATCGCTTGAAAGGGTGCtaccactgctcagtgtgctgtcgctCGAGAGAGTGCTATCGCTTGAGAGGGTGCTGCCACTACTCAGCGGACTATCGCTCGAAAGGGTGCTGCTACTGCTCAGCGTAGtatcgctggaaagggtgctgtcactACTGAGTATGCTGTCGCTCGAGAGagtgctgtcactgctctgtGTGCTATCACTCGAGAgggtgctgccactgctcaaTGTGATctcgctggaaagggtgctgcTACTGCTCAGCGTAGTATCGCTTGAAAgggtgctgccactgctcagtgtgctgtcactggaaAGGGTGCTCTCGGTTGAGAgggtgctgccactgctcagtgtgctatcgcttgaaAGGGTGCtaccactgctcagtgtgctgtcgctCGAGAGAGTGCTATCGCTTGAGAGGGTGCTGCCACTACTCAGCGGACTATCGCTCGAAAGGGTGCTGCTACTGCTCAGCGTAGTATCGCTTGAAAgggtgctgccactgctcagtgtgctgccgcTGGAAAGGGCACtaccactgctcagtgtgctgtcgctCGAGAGAGTGCTATCGCTTGAGAGGGTGCTGCCACTACTCAGTGGACTATCGCTCGAAAGGGTGCTGCTACTGCTCAGCGTAGtatcgctggaaagggtgctgtcactACTGAGTATGCTGTTGCTCGAGAGagtgctgtcactgctctgtGTGCTGTCACTGGAAAGGGCGCTATCACTGCTCTGTGTGCTGTCACTGGAAAGGGGGCTCTCGCTTGAAAGGGTGCCGCCACTACTTAGCGGACtatcgctggaaagggtgctgcTACTGCTCAGCGTAGtatcgctggaaagggtgctgtcactACTGAGTATGCTATCGCTTGAAAgggtgctgccactgctcagtgtgctgtcactggaaAGGGTGCTCTCGGTTGAGAGGGTGCTGCCACTACTCAGTGGACTATCGCTCGAAAGGGTGCTGCTACTGCTCAGCGTAGTATCGCTGGAAAGTGTGCTGTCACTACTGAGTATGCtgtcgctcgagagtgtgctgccACTACTCAGCGGACTATCACTCGAAAGGGTGCTGCTACTGCTCAGCGTAGtatcgctggaaagggtgctgtcactACTGAGTATGCTGTCGCTCGAAAGagtgctgtcactgctctgtgtgctatcgcttgagagtgtgctgtcactgctcagtgtgctatcgctcgagagggtgctgtcactgctcagtgtgctatcactggaaagggtgctATCGCTTGAAAGTGTGCtgacactgctcagtgtgctatcgctcgagagggtgctgccactgctcagtgtgctgtcacttgaaagggtgatgtcactgctcagtgtgctatcgctcgagagtgtgctgtcactgctcagtgtgctatcgctcgagagtgtgctgtcactgctcaatgtgctatcgctcgagagtgtgctgtcactgctcagtgtgctatcgcttgagagtgtgctgtcactgctcagtgtgctatcgctcgagagtgtgctgtcactgctcagtgtgctatcgctcgagagtgtgctgtcgctgGGAAGGGTGATATCGCTTGAGAGGGTGCTGTCaatgctcagtgtgctatcgctcgagagtgtgctgtcactgctcagtgtgctgccgcTGGAAAGGGCGCTATCACTGCTCTGTGTGCTGTCACTGGAAAGGGTTCTCTCGGTTGAGAgggtgctgccactgctcaaTGTGATATCGCTTGAAAGGGTGCCGCCACTACTCAGCGGACtatcgctggaaagggtgctgcTACTGCTCAGCGTAGtatcgctggaaagggtgctgtcactACTGAGTATGCTATCGCTTGAAAgggtgctgccactgctcagtgtgctatcgctcgagagtgtgctgtcactgctcagtgtgctatcgctcgagagtgtgctgtcactgctcagtgtgctatcactcgagagtgtgctgtcactgctcagtgtgctatcgcttgagagtgtgctgtcactgctcagtgtgctatcgctcgagagtgtgctgtcactgctcagtgtgctatcgcttgagagtgtgctgtcactgctcagtgtgctatcgctcgagagtgtgctgtcactgctcagtgtgctatcgctcgagagtgtgctgccactgctcagtgtgctatcactggaaagggtgctatcgcttgaaagtgtgctgtcactgctcagtgtgctatcgctcgagagtgtgctgtcactgctcagtgtgctatcgctcgagagtgtgctgtcgctgGGAAGGGTGATATCGCTTgagagggtgctgtcactgctcagtgtgctatcgctcgagagtgtgctgtcactgctcagtgtgctatcgctcgagagtgtgctgtcactgctcagtgtgctgtcgctggaaagggtgctgtcactgctcagtgtgctatcactggaaagggtgctATCGCTTGAAAGTGTGCtgacactgctcagtgtgctatcgctcgagagggtgctgccactgctcagtgtgctgtcacttaaaagggtgatgtcactgctcagtgtgctatcgctcgagagtgtgctgtcactgctcagtgtgctatcgcttgagagtgtgctgtcactgctcagtgtgctatcgctcgagagtgtgctgtcactgctcagtgtgctatcgctcaagagtgtgctgtcactgctcagtgtgctgtcgcttgagagtgtgctgtcactgctcagtgtgctatcactCGAGaatgtgctgtcactgctcagtgtgctatcgctcgagagggtgctgtcactgctcagtgtgatgtcgctggaaagggtgctggcactgctcagtgtgctatcgctcgagagtgtgctgtcactgctcagtgtgctatcgctcgagagtgtgctgtcgctggaaagggtgatatcacttgaaagggtgctgccactgctcagtgtgctatcgctcgagagtgtgctgtcactgctcagtgtgctatcgcttgagagtgtgctgtcactgctcagtgtgctatcgctcgagagtgtgctgtcactgttcagtgtgctatcgctcgagagtgtgctgtcactgcttaatgtgctgtcgctggaaagggtgatgtcactgctcagtgtgctatcgctcgagagtgtgctgtcactgctcagtgtgctatcgctcgaaagtgtgctgtcactgctcagtgtgctatcgctcgagagtgtgctgtcactgctcagtgtacTATCGcccgagagtgtgctgtcactgctcagtgtgctgtcgctggaaagggtgctatcacttgaaagggtgctgccactgctcagtgtgctgtcacCTGAAAGGGtaatgtcactgctcagtgtgctatccctcgagagtgtgctgtcactgctcagtgtgctatcgctcgagagtgtgctgtcgctggaaagggtgatatcgcttgagagggtgctgtcactgctcagtgtgctatcgctcgagagtgtgctgtcactgcttaaTGTGCtgtcgctcgagagtgtgctgtcactgctcagtgtgctatcgcttaagagtgtgctgtcactgctcagtgtgctatcgcttgagagtgtgctgtcactgctcagtgtgctatcgctcgagagtgtgctgtcactgctcagtgtgctatcgctcgagagtgtgctgtcactgctcagtgtgctatcgcccgagagtgtgctgtcactgctcagtgtgctatcgctcgagagtgtgctgtcgctgGGAAGGGTGATATCGCTTGAAAgggtgctgccactgctcagtgtgctgccgcTGGAAAGGGCGCTATCACTGCTCTGTGTGCTGTCACTGGAAAGGGTGCTCTCGGTTGAGAgggtgctgccactgctcagtgtgctatcgcttgaaAGGGTGCTACCACTGCTCAGTGTgatatcgctcgagagtgtgctgtcactgctcagtgtgctatcgctcgagagggtgctgtcactgctcagtgtgctatcactggaaagggtgctATCGCTTGAAAGTGTGCtgacactgctcagtgtgctatcgctcgagagggtgctgtcactgctcagtgtgctatcgcttgagagtgtgctgtcgctggaaagggtgatatcgcttgagagggtgctgtcactgctcagtgtgctatcgctcgagagtgtgctgtcactgctcattgtgctatcgctcgagagtgtgctgtcactgctcagtgtgatgtcgctggaaagggtgctgtcactTGAAAGTGtgttgtcactgctcagtgtgctatcgctcgttagtgtgctgtcactgctcagtgtgctatcgctcgagagtgtgctgtcactgctcagtgtgctatcgctcgagagtgtgctgtcgctgGGAAGGGTGATATCGCTTgagagggtgctgtcactgctcagtgtgctatcgctcgagagtgtgctgtcactgctcagtgtgctatcgctcgagagtgtgctgtcactgcttaatgtgctgtcgctggaaagggtgatgtcactgctcagtgtgctatcgctcgagagtgtgctgtcactgctcagtgtgctgtcgctggaaagggtgctgtcactgctcagtgtgctatcactg containing:
- the LOC127610800 gene encoding serine-rich adhesin for platelets-like; this encodes MITLKMFTVVLLVVRCISLPTRRKRSSLTEENLGPEAYHWSQGQPDIQADARDATFLSSEAIQRILKFPSETPNHYDATNRRYSDDTQNHGITGKKLPPCSHTQDSTHEENISWPHTEDSSHEDEMQCRHVRDSTHKAQTPCRHTPDFTHEEQALFQHTRDSNHEEQTPCQHKKDSSKKEKSPCEHTPELNHEERMPCRHNHGNRDEDNDSVYYEIKPCPPKHYTTHAPLTTPYTSDTTKTTLMSDTTKTTLSSDATESSESTFSSESTLFSESTLSSDNTPLSDSTLSSDSTLSSESTLSSETTLSSGSTLSSDSTLCNDSTLSSDSTLSSDSTLSSDSTRSSDSTLSSDSTLSSDSTLSSDSTLSSDITLSSDSTLSSESTLSSGSTFSSDSTLSSDSTLSSDSTLSSDSTLSSDITLSSDSTLSSDSTLSSDSTLSSDSTLSSDSTLSSDSTLSSDITLPSDSTLSSDSTLSSDSTLSSDSTLSSDSTLTSDSTLSSDNTLSSDSTLSSDITLSSDSTLSSDSTMSSDSTLSSDSTLSSDSTLSSDITLSSDSTLSSDSTLSSDSTLSSDSTLSSVSTLSSDSTLSSDSTLSSGSTLSSDSTLSSDSTLSSDSTLSGDSTLSSDSTLSSDSTLSSDSTLSSDSTLSSDSTLSSDSTLSSDITLSSDSTLSSDSTLSSDSTLNSDSTLSSDSTLSSDSTLSSDSTLSSDSTLSSDSTLSSGSTLSSDITLSSDSTLSSDSTLSSDSTLSSDSTLSSASTLSSDITLSSSTLSSGSTLSSDSTLSSVSTLSSDSTLSSDSTLSSDSTLSSDSTLSSDSTLSSDSTLSSDSTLSSDSTLSSDSTLSSDITLPSDSTLSSDSTLSSDSTLSSDSTLSSDSTLSSDSTLSSDSTLSSGSTLSSDSTLSSDSTLSSDSTLSSDSTLSSDSTLSSDSTLSSDSTLSSDSTLSSDSTLSSDSTLSSDSTLSSDSTLSSDSTLSSDSTLSSDSTLSSGSTLSSDSILSSDSTLSSDTTLSSSSTLSSDSPLSSGGTLSSDITLSSGSTLSTERTLSSDSTQSSDSALSSGSTLSSDSTLSSDSTLSIDSTLSSDITLPSDSTLSSDSTLSSDSTLSSDSTLSSDSTLSSDSTLSSDSTLSSDSTLSSDSTLSSDSTLSSDSTLSSDSTLSSDITLSSDSTLSSGSTLSSDSTLSSVSTLSSDSTLSSDSTLSSDSTLSSDSTLSSDSTLSSDSTQSSDSTLSSDSILSSDSTLSSDTTLSSSSTLSSDSPLSSGSTLSSDSILSSDSTLSSDTTLSSSSTLSSDSPLSSGSTLSTESTLSSDSTLSSGSTLSSDSILSSDSTLSSDTTLSSSSTLSSDSPLSSGGTLSSESPLSSDSTQSSDSALSSDSTQSSDSTLSSNSILSSDSTLSSDTTLSSSSTLSSDSPLSSGSTLSSDSTLSSDSTLSSGSALSSGSTLSSGSTLSSDTTLSSSSTLSSDSPLSSGSTLSSDSTLSSDSTLSSGSTLSSDSTLSSGSTLSTESTLSSDSTLSSGSTLSSDTTLSSSSTLSSEITLSSGSTLSSDSTQSSDSTLSSDSILSSDSTLSSDTTLSSSSTLSSDSPLSSGSTLSSDSTLSSDSTLSSGSTLSSDTTLSSSSTLSSDSPLSSGSTLSSDSTLSSDSTQSSDSALSSGSTLSSGSTLSSDFILSSDSTLSSDTTLSSSSTLYSDSPLSSGGTLSSDITLSSGSTLSTESPLSSDSTQSSDSALSSDSTQSSDSTLSSDSILSSDSTLSSDTTLSSSSTLSSDSPLSSGSTLSSDSTLSSDSTQSSDSALSSGSTLSSGSTLSSDFILSSDSTLSSDTTLSSSSTLSSDSPLSSGGTLSSDSILSSDSTLSSDTTLSSSSTLSSDSPLSSGSTLSSDSTLSSDSTLSSGSTLSTESPLSSDSTQSSDSALSSGSTLSSGSTLSSDTTLSSSSTLSSDSPLSSGGTLSSDITLSSGSTLSTESPLSSDSTQSSDSALSSDSTLSSDSTLSSDSILSSDSTLSSDTTLSSSSILSTDSPLSSGSTLSSESTLSSDSTQSSDSDLSSESTLSSDNMLSSDSTLSSDRTLSSDRTLSSDSTLSSTGILSSDSTQSSDRTLSSDITVSSDSTQSSDSTLSSDTTLSSSSILSSDSTLSSDSTPSRDSTLSSDSTLSSGSTLSSDTTLSSSSILSSDSPLSSGSTLSSDSILPSGSTLSSDTTLSSDSTLSINAGLEASLKAKNAADVAIAASQNGSALDMQLAALAMEAAGIASRAIGAAQNVTSAEATTQTIMDARQMAKEVDDDWRAFTTRVQNMLTGTMQECSGGLVDQLAILTVASTGQVCTDFTRQVAELALTTSTAGQPLNSETDEMRALASATASSANVAVRTANTTLATATQSNRAHVQMFSLTTILATTVLTLIL